In the Leptolyngbya sp. SIO1E4 genome, one interval contains:
- a CDS encoding serine/threonine protein kinase, whose translation MHDAQPTGAMIQNRYQILRVLGKGGSGITYEATDSSTNRPVALKELSLKSLSDWKKLELFEREAQVLADLDHPAIPNYVDYFQVDTPDNRFFYIVQELAEGQSLAQRVAAGEQFSEAEVRRIAREILQILQYLHGLTPPIVHRDIKPQNIIRRDDGKIFLVDFGAVQTVFREATTFGSTVVGTYGYMAPEQFRGQAYPTTDLYSLGATLLHLLTHQHPGDLPQTRLKYEFRPYVKISEPFAQWLEGLLEPLAEDRFDLANTALVALTQPSPTTTRYPSIPQPNPLQLRKKPATSRVHFTRSQDYLFLQTPPLGFRGRELKMAFWAIVGSGLVFISFLLFSAVVSGTPSVILSVFYFGSIVLTILGVLLNAFFGKVSLEIEGDRFTLTRQVFDMKRTATGKIQHLKQVRLHAVYVINGRPVEAIALQDHQRVHKFGTQLSILEKKWLVSEIAAFLQSQDGFNRLREGELW comes from the coding sequence ATGCATGACGCGCAACCGACTGGGGCAATGATTCAAAACCGTTACCAGATCCTAAGGGTTCTGGGAAAAGGCGGTAGCGGTATCACCTATGAGGCTACAGACAGTTCTACGAATCGCCCTGTTGCCCTCAAAGAACTGTCTTTAAAGAGCTTGAGCGACTGGAAAAAGCTCGAACTGTTTGAACGGGAAGCCCAAGTTCTGGCCGACCTCGACCATCCAGCGATTCCAAATTACGTTGACTATTTTCAGGTAGATACCCCCGACAACCGATTTTTTTACATCGTTCAAGAACTGGCAGAGGGGCAATCGCTAGCGCAACGGGTGGCTGCTGGAGAGCAGTTTTCAGAAGCGGAAGTGCGGCGCATTGCCCGAGAGATTTTGCAGATACTTCAGTACCTGCACGGGCTCACGCCTCCCATTGTTCATCGCGATATTAAGCCTCAGAACATTATTCGCCGCGACGACGGCAAAATCTTTTTAGTGGACTTTGGCGCCGTACAAACGGTGTTTCGGGAGGCGACCACCTTTGGGAGTACGGTCGTTGGTACCTATGGCTATATGGCCCCCGAGCAGTTTCGAGGGCAAGCCTATCCCACGACGGATTTATATAGCCTCGGGGCAACCCTACTGCATCTGCTCACCCATCAACATCCCGGAGACTTGCCTCAAACTCGCCTTAAGTATGAGTTTCGTCCTTATGTCAAAATTTCTGAGCCCTTTGCCCAATGGCTCGAAGGCTTGCTGGAACCCTTGGCAGAAGATCGCTTTGATTTGGCAAACACGGCACTTGTGGCGCTAACCCAACCTTCACCCACTACCACCAGATATCCTTCCATTCCTCAGCCAAACCCCCTGCAACTGCGCAAAAAACCCGCCACCAGTCGGGTACACTTTACCCGCAGTCAAGACTATCTATTTCTGCAAACGCCTCCCCTGGGATTTAGAGGGAGAGAGCTGAAGATGGCTTTTTGGGCCATCGTGGGCAGTGGGTTAGTCTTTATCAGCTTCTTGCTCTTTTCTGCGGTGGTCTCTGGGACTCCAAGCGTTATCCTGTCAGTATTTTATTTTGGGAGTATTGTCCTCACTATTCTTGGGGTGCTTCTGAATGCCTTTTTTGGGAAGGTCTCTCTGGAGATTGAGGGCGATCGCTTCACCCTTACTCGACAGGTTTTCGACATGAAGCGCACTGCAACAGGCAAAATACAACACTTAAAGCAGGTGCGGCTTCACGCTGTGTATGTTATCAATGGTCGTCCTGTTGAAGCGATCGCCCTACAAGATCATCAAAGGGTTCACAAGTTTGGAACCCAGCTCTCCATTTTGGAGAAAAAGTGGCTGGTCTCTGAAATCGCAGCCTTTCTTCAGTCACAAGATGGATTTAACAGGCTTCGCGAAGGAGAACTCTGGTGA
- a CDS encoding serine/threonine protein kinase: MHEAQQIGTIIQNRYQLLGVLGQGGSGITYGAEDRFTGRRVALKALSLKGLSDWKKLELFEREAKVLAGLDHPAIPNYVDYFQIDTVDNRFFYIAQALAEGTSLSALVAAGERFSESEVRRIALEILQVLQYLHGLNPPIIHRDIKPQNIIRRDDGHIFLVDFGAVQTVYRDTMAFGSTVVGTYGYMAPEQFRGQAYPTTDLYGLGTTLLHLLTHQNPGDLPQQRLKIDFRAHVTVSDSFADWLDALLEPLVEDRFDSAKDAIAALTNPTLASPRSAAQPRRSLPQVHKKPAGSRVQLTRRRQHLSLKVPPVGFRGEAVGIAIFAFFWNGFILFWTSMAVVSGAPIFFVLFSLPFWAVGLGMLGLFLNALVGHTSLEIERDRFILTQQILGWKRVTEGSTHDLEGVDLRLVYSQNDRPVKAITLHEGTRTHKFGTLLTNSEKAWLLSELEAFICEQVT; this comes from the coding sequence ATGCACGAAGCACAGCAGATTGGGACAATTATTCAAAATCGTTACCAGCTTCTCGGGGTTCTTGGGCAAGGCGGAAGCGGTATCACCTATGGTGCCGAAGATCGGTTCACTGGTCGTCGGGTAGCCCTTAAAGCGCTATCACTGAAGGGATTAAGCGACTGGAAGAAGCTCGAACTGTTTGAGCGGGAAGCTAAAGTGCTGGCTGGCCTTGATCATCCAGCCATTCCCAACTACGTTGACTATTTTCAGATCGATACTGTAGATAATCGCTTTTTCTACATTGCCCAAGCATTGGCAGAGGGAACCTCTTTATCCGCACTCGTCGCTGCTGGAGAGCGGTTTTCAGAGTCTGAGGTGCGGCGCATTGCCCTGGAAATTTTGCAAGTTCTCCAGTATCTTCATGGTCTGAATCCGCCCATTATTCACCGTGACATTAAGCCTCAGAACATTATTCGCCGTGACGATGGACACATTTTTTTGGTGGACTTTGGTGCTGTGCAGACGGTGTATCGAGACACCATGGCCTTTGGCAGCACTGTGGTAGGAACCTACGGCTACATGGCTCCCGAGCAGTTTCGGGGGCAGGCATATCCGACGACAGATTTGTATGGTTTGGGGACAACCCTGCTGCATTTGCTGACCCACCAAAATCCTGGAGATTTGCCGCAACAGCGCCTCAAGATTGACTTTCGTGCCCATGTCACGGTGTCTGATTCGTTCGCTGACTGGCTAGACGCATTGCTAGAACCCTTGGTAGAAGATCGCTTTGATTCGGCAAAGGATGCGATCGCAGCCCTAACCAACCCGACCTTGGCTAGCCCTCGCTCTGCTGCACAGCCCCGGCGAAGCCTGCCTCAGGTACACAAAAAGCCTGCAGGCAGCCGTGTCCAACTCACTCGCAGACGGCAGCACCTATCCCTCAAAGTTCCGCCCGTTGGGTTCCGAGGAGAAGCGGTGGGGATTGCCATATTCGCTTTTTTTTGGAATGGCTTTATCCTTTTCTGGACGAGTATGGCTGTGGTATCGGGAGCACCGATTTTCTTCGTTCTTTTCTCGTTGCCGTTTTGGGCCGTTGGCCTTGGCATGCTAGGGCTGTTTTTGAACGCACTGGTCGGGCACACTTCGCTAGAAATTGAGCGCGATCGTTTCATCCTGACGCAACAAATCCTTGGCTGGAAACGAGTCACGGAAGGCAGTACCCATGATCTTGAAGGTGTCGATCTCAGACTGGTTTATTCTCAGAATGATCGTCCTGTGAAGGCCATTACCTTGCACGAAGGAACCCGAACTCATAAATTCGGCACTCTGCTGACTAACTCAGAGAAAGCATGGCTTTTGTCTGAGTTAGAAGCATTCATCTGTGAACAGGTTACTTAA
- a CDS encoding chlorophyll A-B binding protein, with translation MKPKPFVEDLGFTSGAENLNGRLAMLAFAVAIGVELVTGHGFLGFLRLI, from the coding sequence ATGAAACCGAAGCCTTTTGTTGAAGATTTAGGCTTTACAAGCGGAGCTGAGAATCTTAACGGGCGCTTGGCAATGTTGGCGTTTGCCGTCGCGATTGGGGTTGAGTTAGTCACAGGCCATGGCTTTTTAGGATTTCTCAGGCTGATCTGA
- a CDS encoding tetratricopeptide repeat protein, translated as MVSYRWFTCLLASILISLTASQVHAKEQVDAVGSLPASQFSILEIGQGRHSLLLAQGSPNTNLSEEQQEALDELLRQAQDKVDAEDYAGAIDLYQQATRIDPNNARLHSGIGYLQMQQGLYEDAIAPYEQAIALEPDNLPFRYGLAYAYVQLADYEQAINTYQAIVEVAPREADAYLGLGNVYITLEDYETALATYETLARVAPGNSRAYEALGQLYLLQEDYEAAGEVFQRALNVDQSRSEPYIGLAETQITLGEKDAAFRNLQEAVRLNPNAAEAQFLLGELAMDQGDEDAAYMYYRRAVEADPDLLAAQAAVGAMHLEREVYLQAVLSYRRIVEALPDNAGAHYNLGLALWGQGFRQQGVDRISTARRLYLQQDDPSGIDRVDALLELWGINPPTTGEAIAE; from the coding sequence GTGGTGTCTTATCGATGGTTCACATGCTTGCTGGCAAGTATTTTAATTAGTCTGACCGCTTCTCAGGTTCATGCCAAAGAGCAGGTGGATGCAGTTGGGAGCCTCCCAGCTTCCCAATTCAGTATTTTAGAGATTGGCCAGGGTAGGCACTCCCTTTTGCTGGCCCAAGGCAGTCCCAATACCAACCTGTCAGAAGAGCAGCAGGAAGCTTTAGATGAACTGTTGCGCCAAGCACAAGACAAAGTAGATGCTGAAGATTATGCGGGCGCGATTGATCTATATCAGCAAGCCACCCGCATTGATCCCAATAACGCTCGCCTTCACTCTGGCATTGGCTATCTGCAGATGCAACAGGGGCTTTATGAAGACGCGATCGCACCCTATGAACAGGCGATCGCCCTAGAGCCCGATAATTTACCCTTTCGGTATGGGTTGGCGTACGCCTATGTTCAGCTAGCCGACTATGAACAGGCGATCAATACCTATCAGGCCATTGTTGAAGTTGCTCCCCGAGAAGCCGATGCCTATCTAGGGTTGGGTAACGTTTATATCACCCTAGAAGACTACGAAACAGCGTTAGCAACCTACGAAACCCTAGCCCGAGTTGCCCCCGGCAATTCCCGCGCCTACGAAGCCTTAGGGCAGCTGTATCTGCTTCAGGAGGACTACGAGGCGGCCGGTGAAGTTTTTCAGCGGGCATTGAACGTCGATCAAAGCCGCAGCGAACCTTATATCGGGCTCGCAGAAACTCAGATCACCCTGGGGGAAAAGGATGCAGCCTTTCGTAACCTGCAAGAAGCCGTCAGATTAAATCCCAATGCGGCTGAGGCGCAGTTTCTGCTAGGGGAATTGGCAATGGATCAGGGAGACGAAGACGCTGCCTACATGTACTACAGACGAGCTGTTGAAGCTGATCCCGATTTACTGGCGGCCCAAGCTGCTGTCGGGGCAATGCACCTAGAGCGGGAAGTCTATTTGCAAGCAGTTCTCTCGTATCGGCGTATCGTGGAAGCCTTACCAGACAATGCGGGGGCCCATTACAACTTAGGACTTGCTTTATGGGGGCAAGGGTTTAGGCAACAAGGGGTCGATAGGATATCCACCGCTCGCCGTTTATATCTCCAGCAAGACGACCCATCGGGCATAGACCGTGTAGACGCCTTGCTAGAGCTATGGGGAATCAATCCACCCACCACAGGGGAAGCCATTGCTGAATAG
- a CDS encoding AAA family ATPase gives MVIPKDAQSIDPTQSSPPDIVLTEANTAINDDLNQLLAILPSEIATLIQQHPQSDQLIEVILDLGRRPEARFPAGAEYLSETVVSQADLDACIERVGYFGGDNRAGIEQTLHRISAIRNRSGNIIGLTCRVGRAVFGTIGMIRDLVERGQSILMLGRPGVGKTTALREIARVLADDFQKRVVIIDTSNEIAGDGDIPHPAIGRARRMQVAKPELQHQVMIEAVENHMPEVIVIDEIGTELEATAARTIAERGVQLVGTAHGNQLENLIKNPTLSDLVGGIQSVTLGDDEARRRGSQKSVLERKAPPTFDIAIEMQERQRWVIHENVSETVDTLLRGRQPGTQVRTVNDQGKVAITHELPQDKTLTMPGRSHINGFRSGGWRASGRMVPPKSVSIQAARPALSPDEQAFERMLDDSLNTTAMVHSPPGEVVELAPDIESRVGPNGEDILRVYPYGISKHQLDQVIRTLKLPVMLTKDLDAADAVLALRSHVKHHSKLRQIAKNRQLPIHTVKSSSLPQIVRSLQRILNLDEMSVQAAVDPSLFSQNGNTDELEALEEARLAVEQIVIPKGQPVELLPRSARIRKMQHELAEHYRLKSCSFGDEPNRRLRIYPA, from the coding sequence ATGGTCATCCCCAAAGACGCACAGTCCATTGATCCTACCCAGTCTTCGCCCCCTGATATTGTCCTTACCGAGGCGAACACCGCTATCAATGATGACTTGAATCAGCTTTTAGCGATCTTGCCATCAGAAATTGCGACCTTGATTCAGCAGCATCCGCAGTCTGATCAGCTCATTGAAGTTATTCTCGATCTGGGCAGACGACCAGAGGCCCGCTTCCCTGCAGGGGCTGAATACCTCTCCGAAACGGTCGTTTCCCAGGCAGACTTAGATGCCTGCATCGAACGGGTTGGGTATTTTGGTGGCGATAACCGGGCCGGTATCGAGCAAACGCTACACCGCATTAGCGCTATTCGTAACCGCTCTGGAAACATTATCGGGTTAACTTGCCGAGTAGGGCGGGCCGTTTTCGGCACCATTGGCATGATTCGGGATTTGGTCGAGCGCGGCCAATCAATTTTAATGCTAGGGCGGCCCGGGGTCGGCAAAACGACCGCCCTGCGAGAAATTGCCCGAGTGCTAGCAGATGATTTTCAGAAGCGGGTCGTCATTATCGATACATCTAACGAAATTGCTGGGGATGGCGATATTCCGCATCCGGCAATTGGTCGGGCACGACGCATGCAGGTAGCCAAACCAGAGCTGCAGCATCAGGTCATGATTGAGGCTGTGGAGAATCACATGCCTGAGGTTATTGTGATTGATGAAATCGGCACCGAGCTAGAAGCCACGGCTGCCCGCACGATCGCTGAGAGAGGGGTGCAGCTTGTCGGCACTGCCCACGGCAATCAGCTCGAAAACCTGATTAAAAACCCGACGCTCTCTGATTTGGTAGGGGGCATTCAGTCTGTGACGCTCGGAGATGATGAGGCTAGACGGCGCGGCAGCCAGAAGAGTGTGTTAGAACGCAAGGCCCCACCAACCTTTGACATCGCCATTGAGATGCAGGAGCGGCAGCGCTGGGTAATTCATGAAAATGTCTCAGAAACGGTAGACACCCTCCTGCGGGGTCGGCAGCCCGGTACTCAGGTGCGCACGGTAAATGACCAGGGTAAAGTGGCGATTACCCATGAACTGCCGCAAGATAAGACGCTCACCATGCCAGGGCGATCGCATATCAATGGTTTTAGAAGTGGTGGTTGGCGGGCTTCGGGCCGCATGGTACCGCCTAAAAGCGTCAGCATACAAGCGGCTCGTCCTGCCTTATCTCCTGATGAGCAGGCGTTTGAGCGCATGCTTGACGACTCTTTGAATACGACCGCCATGGTTCATAGCCCCCCAGGAGAGGTTGTTGAGCTGGCGCCGGACATTGAGTCAAGAGTTGGCCCAAATGGTGAAGACATCCTGCGTGTCTACCCCTATGGCATCAGCAAACACCAGCTAGACCAGGTAATTCGCACCCTCAAATTGCCCGTGATGCTCACCAAAGATTTAGACGCAGCAGATGCGGTTTTAGCCCTGCGATCGCATGTGAAACACCATTCGAAACTGCGTCAGATTGCGAAAAATCGGCAGCTTCCCATTCACACGGTCAAGTCTAGTAGCTTGCCTCAAATTGTGCGATCGCTACAGCGAATACTGAATCTAGATGAAATGAGTGTGCAGGCTGCCGTTGATCCTAGTTTGTTTTCCCAAAACGGCAATACTGACGAGCTAGAAGCCTTAGAAGAAGCGCGGCTCGCTGTCGAGCAAATTGTCATTCCAAAAGGTCAGCCCGTTGAGCTACTGCCTCGATCTGCCCGAATTCGAAAAATGCAACATGAGCTTGCTGAGCACTATCGACTAAAATCTTGCAGTTTTGGAGATGAACCTAACCGCAGACTCCGCATTTATCCAGCCTAG
- a CDS encoding 4Fe-4S ferredoxin, producing MSISRRPLQSLKEGRWFKLICGASYQHLPAIRNLALAYGLAGADCIDVAADPAVIAAVKDAFKAISFYQSSEKLALPTGVSLPHELPLLMVSFSDGEDPHFRKAVFDATLCPQTCPRPCESICPATAIAFNSDYSGVIADRCYGCGRCLPVCPIQQIQTVTQATAIDAIAPQLLHQVDAIELHTQVGRYEAFMSRWAVIQPYLSNLTLVSISCPDHDHVIDYLWQLYSGIQPLSIPLIWQTDGRSMSGDIGKGTTHAAIRFGQKVLRAGPPGFVQLAGGTNAHTVSKLHQLAPLNADSTFPQPSERAAAGNPHPTFGGIAYGSFARCLISPILDELPLTPSDPASASAENRLANRLNRYALNHLEASPDHLSQAVQTAQSLVAPLKPVQSISPLSPLESVGS from the coding sequence GTGAGTATAAGTCGTCGACCCTTGCAGTCTTTGAAGGAAGGTCGCTGGTTTAAACTGATTTGCGGTGCCAGCTATCAACACCTTCCTGCTATTCGTAATCTGGCGCTCGCCTATGGTTTAGCCGGTGCGGATTGTATTGATGTCGCTGCTGATCCTGCTGTGATTGCAGCCGTTAAGGACGCATTTAAAGCTATCTCTTTTTATCAAAGCAGTGAAAAATTAGCGCTCCCGACGGGGGTTTCTTTACCTCATGAACTTCCCCTTTTAATGGTGAGCTTTAGTGACGGAGAAGATCCTCATTTTCGTAAAGCTGTTTTTGATGCGACCCTCTGTCCGCAAACTTGCCCTCGCCCCTGTGAGTCAATTTGTCCGGCTACTGCGATCGCCTTTAATTCTGACTACTCAGGGGTTATCGCTGATCGGTGTTACGGCTGTGGCCGCTGCCTGCCTGTCTGCCCGATTCAGCAAATTCAGACGGTGACTCAGGCCACGGCCATTGATGCCATCGCCCCTCAGCTTTTACACCAGGTCGACGCCATTGAGTTACATACTCAAGTCGGTCGATATGAGGCTTTTATGTCCCGTTGGGCGGTGATCCAGCCTTATCTGTCGAACCTAACCCTGGTTTCTATCAGCTGCCCCGATCATGACCATGTGATCGACTATCTGTGGCAGCTCTACAGCGGCATACAGCCATTGTCTATCCCCTTAATTTGGCAAACGGATGGTCGCTCTATGAGTGGCGATATTGGCAAGGGTACGACCCATGCGGCTATCAGGTTTGGCCAAAAAGTGTTGCGGGCAGGGCCACCGGGCTTTGTCCAGTTAGCGGGGGGCACGAACGCCCACACCGTGTCTAAACTCCATCAACTGGCGCCCCTCAATGCTGACTCAACCTTTCCTCAACCCTCTGAGAGGGCCGCTGCAGGAAACCCCCATCCCACCTTTGGAGGAATTGCCTATGGCAGCTTTGCCCGATGTCTAATCAGCCCCATTTTGGATGAGCTACCGCTCACTCCATCAGATCCTGCATCTGCCTCTGCGGAAAACCGATTGGCCAACCGTCTTAACCGTTATGCCTTAAACCACCTAGAAGCGTCTCCGGATCACTTAAGCCAGGCTGTACAAACAGCCCAGAGCCTTGTGGCTCCCCTTAAACCGGTCCAGAGTATCAGCCCGCTGTCCCCGCTAGAGAGCGTGGGCAGCTGA
- a CDS encoding NAD(P)H-quinone oxidoreductase subunit N, with protein sequence MALLITGKRFVRDLESAGALAVKAPLEGGFEGRYQRRLRAAGYETMNLSVKGLGDISAYLTDVHGVRPAHLGKKTIGQSAAVGYRYYIPPIVSYRLENLPTKAKGLVLWLIEGNILSQQEIAYLASLPAEMPAVKVVLEMGGDRSFSWQPLKNELAA encoded by the coding sequence ATGGCATTGCTCATTACTGGCAAGCGGTTTGTACGGGATCTAGAATCCGCTGGAGCCCTTGCTGTTAAGGCGCCTCTGGAAGGGGGCTTTGAAGGCCGGTATCAGCGTCGGCTCAGGGCAGCTGGCTATGAAACCATGAACCTTTCCGTGAAAGGCTTGGGCGATATCTCGGCCTACTTAACCGATGTGCATGGGGTTCGTCCGGCGCACTTAGGCAAAAAAACAATTGGGCAGTCTGCGGCAGTGGGGTATCGCTACTACATTCCCCCTATCGTCAGCTATCGCTTAGAGAACCTGCCGACTAAAGCCAAAGGGCTGGTGCTATGGCTGATTGAAGGAAACATTCTTTCTCAACAGGAAATTGCATATCTCGCCAGCCTGCCAGCGGAGATGCCTGCGGTGAAAGTGGTTCTGGAAATGGGGGGCGATCGCAGCTTTAGCTGGCAACCCCTGAAAAATGAGCTAGCTGCTTAA
- a CDS encoding HlyC/CorC family transporter, producing MFKLAIAVFIMLVGSAVCSGTETALLSVPILKARQLAQSRNPRAMALMAIRQRINRPIATIVILNNLFNIVGSIVIGSIAADVFGDTILGIFSGILTFLVIVFAEILPKTLAEQYAQPIALVMAMPVRGLTWAMTPFVWLLEHITAPFIQRNRHPTTNETEIKLLASIGYQEGIIEADEAEMIRRVFRLNDIAAATIMTPRVELTYLPGNDTITNLRQDILDSQHSRILVIEDDIDHIQGVVLKYELLSALIEGYGTQPVSYLARPVRFISETERADKLLQQFQSSREHIAVVVDEYGGVSGVVTLEDVLEELTGEIVDETDRNVDLQALARQRRKRLLQSRGFGEELPPPKDLDT from the coding sequence ATGTTTAAGCTTGCGATCGCCGTCTTTATTATGCTCGTTGGATCAGCTGTTTGCTCTGGCACAGAAACGGCCCTACTATCTGTCCCCATTCTTAAGGCGCGGCAGCTAGCTCAGTCTCGCAACCCCAGAGCTATGGCCCTGATGGCAATTCGCCAAAGGATCAACCGGCCCATTGCCACCATTGTGATTCTCAACAACCTGTTCAATATTGTGGGCAGCATCGTCATCGGCAGCATTGCCGCCGATGTCTTTGGCGATACAATCCTGGGCATTTTTTCAGGCATTCTCACCTTTCTCGTCATTGTCTTTGCAGAAATCTTACCCAAAACTTTGGCGGAACAATATGCTCAACCCATCGCCCTAGTCATGGCGATGCCGGTGCGGGGGCTGACGTGGGCGATGACCCCTTTTGTTTGGCTGCTAGAGCACATTACCGCGCCCTTTATCCAGCGAAATCGTCATCCCACCACGAACGAAACCGAAATTAAACTCTTAGCCTCCATCGGGTATCAAGAAGGCATTATCGAAGCGGATGAGGCAGAAATGATTCGACGAGTCTTTCGGTTGAATGATATTGCCGCCGCCACCATCATGACGCCTCGGGTAGAGCTGACCTATCTGCCAGGCAATGACACGATTACCAATCTCAGACAAGACATCCTCGATTCTCAGCACAGCCGCATTTTGGTCATTGAGGATGATATTGACCATATTCAGGGCGTCGTTTTGAAATATGAACTGCTGTCAGCCCTAATCGAAGGATATGGCACTCAACCTGTCAGCTACCTTGCCCGTCCGGTGCGCTTTATTTCAGAAACAGAACGCGCCGATAAGCTCCTGCAGCAGTTTCAAAGCAGCCGGGAGCATATTGCTGTCGTGGTCGATGAGTATGGTGGCGTCTCTGGGGTCGTCACCCTAGAAGATGTCTTAGAAGAACTCACCGGAGAAATCGTGGATGAAACTGATCGCAATGTTGATCTGCAAGCCTTGGCCCGCCAACGCCGCAAGCGGTTACTCCAATCCAGAGGGTTTGGAGAAGAATTGCCGCCACCTAAAGACTTAGATACCTGA
- a CDS encoding ABC transporter ATP-binding protein, translating into MSVPILDVRNLTVQFKTASGAIRAVNDISFQVARGQTLGIVGESGSGKSVTSLSVMGLVPSPPGEVTQGEIYFQAQEDAAAVDLRTLSPQQMQALRGEKVSMIFQEPMSSLNPVYTCGFQLTEAILQHQNISREAAVERAIARLQEVKLLPSNDALYREIEATQPTWSQFQIQQEIERRQQDMLNRFPHELSGGQIQRVMIAMAIACNPTLLIADEPTTALDVTVQASTLDLLRELRDRRGMSMIFITHDLGIIAEIADQVAVMYQGNIVESGSVWEIFSNPQHPYTKGLLACRPQPDQRLRRLPTVTDFMATTVDAQGETVLIEKRVVKPNGLNPAQSNQVSIEEAEQRLQRLENNGPLLTVENLQVGYPVRGVFGNTRRYVMAVNQVSFQINTGETFGLVGESGCGKTTLGRALLRLVPHMGGHVWFNGQDVLTLQGRALRKLRRDMQIIFQDPFSSLDPRMSIGAAIAEPLKIHKVARSKRNQRERVAYLLERVGIDPGCVKRFPHEFSGGQRQRICIARALALNPKFIICDESVSALDVSVQAQVLNLLKELQAEFNLTYIFISHDLAVVKFMSDRIMVMNRGRVEEIGPADQIYYHPQQAYTQQLISAIPIGSLDRIQELQAGRKAIAS; encoded by the coding sequence ATGAGTGTGCCTATTCTGGATGTTCGTAACCTGACCGTACAATTTAAGACTGCCAGTGGGGCCATTCGGGCTGTCAACGACATTTCTTTTCAGGTTGCCAGGGGGCAAACGCTGGGTATTGTAGGCGAATCGGGCTCTGGCAAATCGGTCACATCGCTGTCGGTGATGGGGTTGGTACCGAGTCCTCCCGGAGAAGTCACTCAGGGGGAGATTTATTTTCAGGCTCAAGAAGATGCCGCTGCAGTTGATTTAAGAACCCTCTCTCCTCAGCAGATGCAGGCGCTGCGCGGAGAGAAGGTGTCGATGATTTTTCAGGAACCAATGAGTTCTCTGAATCCGGTCTACACCTGTGGTTTTCAGCTCACTGAAGCGATTCTCCAGCACCAAAACATTTCTAGGGAAGCGGCGGTGGAGCGAGCGATCGCCCGGCTGCAAGAGGTCAAGCTGCTGCCCAGTAACGACGCGCTATATCGCGAAATTGAGGCGACCCAACCCACCTGGAGCCAGTTTCAAATTCAGCAGGAAATCGAACGGCGTCAGCAAGACATGCTAAATCGCTTTCCTCATGAGTTATCGGGGGGGCAGATTCAGCGGGTGATGATTGCCATGGCGATCGCCTGTAACCCGACATTATTGATTGCGGATGAACCGACCACAGCCTTGGATGTCACGGTGCAAGCCAGCACCCTAGATCTGCTGCGGGAACTGCGCGATCGCCGGGGCATGTCCATGATTTTTATCACCCATGACCTGGGCATCATTGCCGAAATTGCCGACCAGGTAGCTGTGATGTACCAGGGCAATATCGTGGAGAGCGGTTCCGTATGGGAGATTTTCTCAAATCCTCAGCACCCTTATACCAAGGGGCTCTTGGCCTGCCGCCCCCAGCCTGACCAGCGCCTGCGACGGCTACCCACGGTAACGGATTTCATGGCGACGACGGTAGATGCCCAGGGCGAAACGGTGCTGATCGAAAAGCGCGTTGTCAAGCCCAACGGCCTGAACCCGGCCCAATCTAACCAGGTCTCGATCGAGGAGGCCGAGCAGCGACTCCAGCGCTTAGAAAATAATGGGCCATTGCTAACGGTGGAAAACTTGCAGGTGGGGTATCCGGTAAGGGGGGTCTTCGGCAATACTCGTCGCTATGTGATGGCGGTGAACCAGGTTTCGTTTCAGATCAACACTGGGGAAACTTTTGGACTGGTGGGCGAATCTGGCTGTGGCAAAACGACCCTAGGCCGCGCCCTGTTGCGATTAGTGCCTCACATGGGCGGTCATGTTTGGTTTAACGGTCAGGATGTGCTCACCCTCCAGGGGCGCGCGTTAAGAAAATTGCGCCGTGACATGCAAATCATTTTTCAAGATCCGTTTAGCTCTCTGGATCCGCGTATGAGCATTGGGGCGGCGATCGCAGAACCGCTCAAAATTCATAAGGTGGCCCGCAGCAAACGTAACCAGCGAGAGCGAGTGGCTTATCTTTTAGAACGGGTTGGCATCGACCCTGGGTGTGTCAAGCGGTTTCCCCATGAGTTTTCAGGGGGGCAGCGTCAGCGCATTTGTATTGCCCGAGCACTCGCTCTGAATCCGAAGTTCATCATTTGCGATGAGTCGGTGTCGGCGCTGGATGTGTCGGTGCAGGCGCAAGTATTGAATTTGCTCAAAGAGTTACAGGCAGAGTTTAACTTAACCTATATCTTTATTTCCCACGATCTGGCAGTCGTGAAGTTTATGAGCGATCGCATCATGGTGATGAACCGGGGCAGGGTCGAAGAAATTGGCCCCGCCGATCAGATTTACTACCATCCTCAACAGGCCTACACTCAGCAACTCATCAGTGCAATTCCCATTGGCAGCCTGGATCGCATTCAAGAATTGCAGGCAGGGCGAAAGGCGATCGCGAGCTAG